Proteins from a genomic interval of Aquabacterium sp. J223:
- a CDS encoding polyprenyl synthetase family protein, with protein sequence MKADDFDLWMRQELHTVELALQRWVPLEAPAGLGQAMRYGVLDGGKRLRPLLVLAACEAVAGLKCAALRAAVAVELIHAYSLVHDDMPCMDNDVLRRGKPTVHVQHGEAQAMLAGDAMQALAFEVLTPDAAASASAGEPPLPDGLQARLCRLLSRAAGHAGMAGGQAIDLASVGRPLDEAALCDMHRRKTGALLQASVMMGAACGEPDDRALAGLSDYGAAIGLAFQVVDDILDCTQASETLGKTAGKDLDHNKPTYVSVLGLEPARAYADALRDEAQAALARSGLRDAARLSLLADRVVERHH encoded by the coding sequence ATGAAGGCCGACGATTTCGATCTCTGGATGCGGCAGGAGCTGCACACCGTCGAACTGGCGCTGCAGCGCTGGGTGCCGCTGGAGGCGCCGGCGGGGCTGGGCCAGGCCATGCGCTACGGCGTGCTGGACGGCGGCAAGCGGCTGCGGCCGCTGCTGGTGCTGGCCGCCTGCGAGGCGGTGGCCGGCCTGAAGTGCGCCGCGCTGCGCGCGGCGGTGGCGGTGGAGCTCATCCATGCCTATTCGCTGGTCCACGACGACATGCCCTGCATGGACAACGACGTGCTGCGGCGGGGCAAGCCGACGGTGCACGTGCAGCACGGCGAGGCCCAGGCGATGCTGGCCGGCGACGCCATGCAGGCGCTCGCCTTCGAGGTGCTGACGCCCGACGCGGCGGCCAGTGCCAGCGCCGGCGAGCCGCCGTTGCCCGACGGGCTGCAGGCCCGGCTGTGCCGCCTGCTGTCCCGCGCGGCCGGCCATGCCGGCATGGCCGGCGGCCAGGCGATCGACCTGGCCAGCGTCGGCCGGCCGCTGGACGAGGCGGCGCTGTGCGACATGCACCGTCGCAAGACCGGGGCGCTGCTGCAGGCCAGCGTGATGATGGGCGCGGCCTGCGGCGAGCCCGACGACCGGGCGCTGGCCGGCCTGTCCGATTACGGCGCCGCCATCGGTCTGGCCTTCCAGGTGGTCGACGACATCCTCGACTGCACCCAGGCCTCGGAGACGCTGGGCAAGACCGCCGGCAAGGACCTGGACCACAACAAGCCGACGTACGTGTCGGTGCTCGGGCTCGAACCGGCCCGCGCCTACGCCGACGCGTTGCGCGACGAGGCCCAGGCGGCGCTCGCCCGCAGCGGCCTGCGCGACGCCGCGCGGCTGTCGCTGCTGGCCGACCGGGTGGTCGAGCGGCACCACTAG
- a CDS encoding aromatic ring-hydroxylating oxygenase subunit alpha, with the protein MSDLSITVQALERSSAQLSVSSYFDEGLFRAEQKLIFQSAPRYLGHELAVPEVGDFHALPQEGEGRALVRTADGVGVISNVCRHRQAVMLKGSGRSSGNIVCPLHRWTYGLDGRLIGAPHFAEDPCLNLRRYPVRTWNGLVFEDNGRDIAADLAALGPAAADLDFSGYVLDKVHLHECDYNWKTFIEVYLEDYHVGPFHPGLGQFVSCDDLRWELGDEFSVQSVGINGALGKPGSEVYRRWHDALLRFRGERFADRVPRQGAIWLTYYPTVMVEWYPHVLVVSTLYPKGPQKTLNKVEFFYPEEIAAFEREFVEAQQAAYLETCVEDDEIALRMDAGRRALMERGDDEVGPYQSPMEDGMQHFHEWYRRRMQR; encoded by the coding sequence ATGTCCGACCTGAGCATCACGGTCCAAGCGCTGGAGCGCTCAAGCGCCCAACTGTCGGTCAGCAGCTATTTCGACGAGGGTCTGTTCCGAGCGGAACAGAAGCTGATCTTCCAGTCCGCACCGCGCTACCTGGGCCACGAGCTCGCGGTGCCCGAGGTCGGCGACTTCCATGCCCTGCCCCAGGAAGGCGAAGGCCGCGCACTGGTGCGGACCGCCGACGGCGTGGGCGTCATCTCCAACGTCTGCCGCCACCGGCAGGCGGTGATGCTCAAGGGCAGCGGCCGCAGCAGCGGCAACATCGTCTGCCCGCTGCACCGCTGGACCTACGGCCTGGACGGCCGCCTCATCGGCGCGCCGCACTTCGCCGAGGACCCATGCCTGAACCTCAGGCGCTACCCGGTGCGGACCTGGAACGGGCTGGTCTTCGAGGACAACGGCCGCGACATTGCCGCCGACCTGGCGGCGCTGGGACCCGCGGCGGCGGACCTGGACTTCTCGGGCTACGTGCTCGACAAGGTCCACCTGCACGAGTGCGACTACAACTGGAAGACCTTCATCGAGGTCTACCTGGAGGACTACCACGTCGGGCCGTTCCACCCCGGGCTGGGCCAGTTCGTCAGCTGCGACGACCTGCGCTGGGAGCTGGGCGACGAGTTCTCGGTGCAGAGCGTGGGCATCAACGGTGCGCTGGGCAAGCCGGGCAGCGAGGTCTACCGCCGCTGGCACGACGCCCTGCTGCGCTTCCGCGGCGAGCGCTTCGCCGACCGGGTGCCGCGCCAGGGCGCGATCTGGCTGACCTACTACCCGACGGTGATGGTCGAGTGGTACCCGCACGTGCTGGTGGTCTCCACCCTGTACCCGAAGGGACCGCAGAAGACGCTCAACAAGGTGGAGTTCTTCTACCCGGAGGAGATCGCCGCCTTCGAACGCGAGTTCGTCGAGGCGCAGCAGGCCGCCTACCTGGAGACCTGCGTCGAGGACGACGAGATCGCGCTGCGCATGGACGCGGGCCGCCGGGCGCTGATGGAGCGCGGCGACGACGAGGTCGGGCCCTACCAGAGCCCGATGGAGGACGGCATGCAGCACTTCCACGAGTGGTACCGGCGGCGCATGCAGCGGTAG
- the dxs gene encoding 1-deoxy-D-xylulose-5-phosphate synthase encodes MGMTPTLLPAIASPADLRRLSRAELKQLATELRDFVLNSVSTTGGHLSSNLGTVELTIALHFVFDTPHDRLVWDVGHQTYPHKILTGRRERMPSLRQLGGLSGFPRRDESPYDTFGTAHSSTSISAALGMAVAARQKGEHRRSVAIIGDGAMTAGMAFEALNNAGVAHAGLPADMLVVLNDNDMSISPPVGALNKYLARLMSGNFYTAAREGAKQVLKHTPLYELARRFEEHAKGMVVPGTIFEELGFNYVGPIDGHDLDALIPTLENLRDKKGPQFLHVVTKKGYGYKLAEADPVAYHGPGKFDPARGLQKPATPPKTTFTQVFGQWLCDMADADERLVGITPAMREGSGMVEFHQRFPQRYHDVGIAEQHAVTFAAGIACEGLKPVVAIYSTFLQRAYDQLIHDVALQNLPVVFALDRAGLVGADGATHAGAYDIAYLRCIPGMGLIAPADEAECRQALSTAFGRDHPVAVRYPRGAGVGTVPARDLSTLPWGQGEVRRQGQRIAVLAFGTLLYPALEAAERLDATVANMRFIKPLDTALVERLAREHEAIVTVEEGCTMGGAGSAVMEALHAAGLTTPVLALGLPDRYIEHGDPAKLLSMCGLDAAGIEQAILKRFGARPSLIKAANL; translated from the coding sequence ATGGGCATGACCCCCACGCTGCTGCCGGCCATCGCCAGCCCGGCCGATCTGAGGCGCCTGTCGCGGGCCGAGCTCAAGCAGCTCGCCACCGAACTGCGCGACTTCGTGCTGAATTCGGTCAGCACCACCGGCGGCCACCTGTCGAGCAACCTGGGCACGGTGGAGCTGACCATCGCGCTGCACTTCGTCTTCGACACGCCGCACGACCGGCTGGTCTGGGACGTCGGCCACCAGACCTATCCGCACAAGATCCTCACCGGTCGGCGCGAGCGCATGCCCTCGCTGCGCCAGCTCGGCGGGCTGTCCGGCTTCCCGCGCCGCGACGAGAGTCCCTACGACACTTTCGGCACCGCCCACAGCTCGACCTCCATCTCGGCGGCGCTGGGCATGGCGGTGGCGGCGCGGCAGAAGGGCGAGCACCGGCGATCGGTGGCCATCATCGGCGACGGCGCGATGACCGCGGGCATGGCCTTCGAGGCGCTGAACAACGCCGGCGTGGCGCACGCCGGCCTGCCGGCCGACATGCTGGTCGTGCTCAACGACAACGACATGTCGATCAGCCCGCCGGTGGGCGCGCTGAACAAGTACCTGGCCCGGCTGATGAGCGGCAACTTCTACACCGCCGCGCGTGAAGGCGCCAAGCAGGTGCTCAAGCACACGCCGCTGTACGAGCTGGCGCGCCGCTTCGAGGAACACGCCAAGGGCATGGTGGTGCCCGGCACCATCTTCGAGGAGCTGGGATTCAACTACGTCGGCCCGATCGACGGCCACGACCTCGACGCGCTCATTCCCACGCTGGAGAACCTGCGCGACAAGAAGGGCCCGCAGTTCCTGCACGTGGTGACCAAGAAGGGCTACGGCTACAAGCTGGCCGAGGCCGACCCGGTGGCCTACCACGGCCCCGGCAAGTTCGATCCGGCGCGCGGCCTGCAGAAGCCGGCCACGCCGCCGAAGACCACCTTCACCCAGGTCTTCGGCCAGTGGCTGTGCGACATGGCCGACGCCGACGAGCGGCTGGTCGGCATCACGCCGGCGATGCGCGAGGGCTCGGGCATGGTGGAGTTCCACCAGCGCTTCCCGCAGCGCTACCACGACGTCGGCATCGCCGAGCAGCACGCGGTGACCTTCGCCGCCGGCATCGCCTGCGAAGGGCTGAAGCCGGTGGTCGCCATCTACTCGACCTTCCTGCAGCGGGCCTACGACCAGCTGATCCACGACGTGGCGCTGCAGAACCTGCCGGTGGTGTTCGCACTGGACCGTGCGGGGCTGGTCGGTGCCGACGGCGCCACCCACGCCGGCGCCTACGACATCGCCTACCTGCGCTGCATCCCCGGCATGGGCCTGATCGCGCCCGCCGACGAGGCCGAATGCCGGCAGGCGCTGTCCACCGCCTTCGGCCGCGACCACCCGGTGGCGGTGCGCTACCCGCGCGGCGCCGGCGTCGGCACGGTGCCGGCGCGCGACCTGTCGACCCTGCCCTGGGGCCAGGGCGAAGTGCGCCGGCAGGGCCAGCGCATCGCGGTGCTGGCCTTCGGCACGCTGCTGTACCCGGCGCTCGAGGCCGCCGAGCGGCTGGACGCGACGGTCGCCAACATGCGGTTCATCAAGCCGCTGGACACCGCACTGGTCGAGCGGCTGGCCCGCGAGCACGAGGCCATCGTCACCGTCGAGGAAGGCTGCACGATGGGCGGCGCCGGCAGCGCGGTGATGGAGGCGCTGCACGCCGCCGGGCTCACCACGCCGGTGCTGGCGCTGGGCCTGCCCGACCGCTACATCGAGCATGGCGACCCGGCCAAGCTGCTGTCGATGTGCGGCCTCGACGCCGCGGGCATCGAGCAGGCCATCCTCAAGCGCTTCGGCGCCCGGCCGTCGCTCATCAAGGCCGCCAACCTGTAG
- a CDS encoding universal stress protein, giving the protein MFHCILVPTDGSAITAKAADKAIELARLTGATLHALAVREPFPFSAVSEMQPAPPAEFYEAQERIANQRVAAVCTKAAAAGVRCETHSEEALQPWEAIVNAAKAHGCDLIVMASHGRRGVSALLLGSETQRVLTHTSVPVLVVR; this is encoded by the coding sequence ATGTTCCACTGCATCCTGGTGCCCACCGACGGTTCGGCCATCACCGCCAAGGCCGCCGACAAGGCCATCGAGCTGGCCCGCCTCACCGGCGCGACGCTGCATGCGCTGGCGGTGCGCGAGCCCTTCCCCTTCAGCGCCGTCTCGGAGATGCAGCCGGCCCCGCCGGCCGAGTTCTACGAGGCGCAGGAGCGCATCGCCAACCAGCGGGTGGCCGCCGTGTGCACCAAGGCCGCGGCCGCCGGCGTGCGCTGCGAAACCCACAGCGAGGAGGCGCTGCAGCCCTGGGAGGCCATCGTCAACGCGGCGAAGGCGCACGGCTGCGACCTGATCGTCATGGCCTCGCACGGCCGCCGCGGCGTCAGCGCGCTGTTGCTCGGCAGCGAGACCCAGCGCGTGCTGACCCACACCAGCGTGCCGGTGCTGGTGGTCCGCTAG
- a CDS encoding sulfurtransferase, translating into MTHDLPQPLIDAAALRRRLDAGRPTVLVDCSFDLADRDAGRRAHAEARLPGAQYLHLETDLSGPQHDAEGRFRGRHPLPDRASLAARLAAIGVAPGMAVVAYDRSGGPFAARAWWLLRWLGHAPVAVLDGGLAAWTAAGGAVEAGPAPVPAPATAWPPSPEPALPVIEADALQRALGRVTLVDARAAERWRGEVEPLDAVAGHIPGAQNRFYGLNLDGDGRFLPPQALRAAWQPLMQPGEPVVHQCGSGVTACHNLLAQAAAGLGDGVLYPGSWSEWSADPARPVARGQPCRQRGG; encoded by the coding sequence ATGACGCACGACCTGCCCCAACCCCTGATCGACGCCGCTGCCTTGCGGCGGCGGCTCGACGCCGGCCGTCCCACCGTGCTGGTGGACTGCAGCTTCGACCTCGCCGACCGCGACGCCGGCCGCCGCGCCCATGCCGAGGCACGCCTGCCCGGTGCGCAATACCTGCACCTGGAGACCGACCTCTCCGGCCCCCAGCACGACGCCGAGGGCCGCTTCCGCGGCCGCCACCCGCTGCCCGACCGCGCCTCGCTGGCCGCGCGGCTGGCCGCCATCGGCGTGGCGCCGGGCATGGCGGTGGTGGCCTACGACCGCAGCGGCGGGCCCTTCGCCGCCCGCGCCTGGTGGCTGCTGCGCTGGCTGGGCCATGCGCCGGTGGCAGTGCTCGACGGCGGCCTCGCGGCCTGGACCGCCGCCGGTGGCGCGGTGGAAGCGGGCCCGGCGCCGGTGCCGGCGCCCGCCACCGCCTGGCCGCCCAGCCCCGAACCCGCCCTGCCGGTGATCGAGGCCGACGCCCTGCAGCGCGCGCTCGGCCGGGTCACCCTGGTCGACGCCCGCGCCGCCGAGCGCTGGCGCGGCGAGGTGGAGCCGCTGGACGCCGTGGCCGGCCACATCCCCGGCGCGCAGAACCGCTTCTACGGCCTCAACCTCGACGGCGACGGGCGCTTCCTGCCGCCGCAGGCGCTGCGCGCCGCCTGGCAGCCGCTGATGCAGCCCGGCGAACCGGTGGTGCACCAGTGCGGCTCCGGCGTCACCGCCTGCCACAACCTGCTGGCGCAGGCCGCCGCGGGGCTGGGCGACGGCGTCCTGTACCCCGGTTCCTGGAGCGAATGGTCGGCCGATCCGGCGCGGCCCGTCGCCCGCGGCCAGCCGTGCCGGCAACGCGGCGGTTGA
- the folE2 gene encoding GTP cyclohydrolase FolE2, translating to MNSLTSALHIPDTQSERDHRHLVIHRVGVKDVRYPLQVKVGSQAQSTVATWTLDVRLPAEQKGTHMSRFVAWLEGLGALEAPMDAALLRQQHAVMLDKLHAEDGRIEAAFTFFIRKRAPVSGVQSLLDYQARWIAETRDGRTTLWAEVAVPVKSLCPCSKEISDYGAHNQRSRVTIRAELLGDIGWPELVRVAEESASSEIWPLLKRTDEKWITEHAYENPKFVEDLVRDVALRLNAEPRVGRYVAEVENFESIHNHSAYAVIER from the coding sequence ATGAACTCCCTGACCTCAGCGCTGCACATCCCCGACACCCAGAGCGAACGCGACCACCGCCACCTGGTGATCCACCGCGTGGGTGTCAAGGACGTGCGCTACCCGCTGCAGGTCAAGGTCGGCTCGCAGGCGCAGTCCACGGTCGCCACCTGGACGCTGGACGTGCGCCTGCCGGCCGAGCAGAAGGGCACGCACATGTCGCGCTTCGTCGCCTGGCTGGAAGGGCTGGGCGCGCTGGAGGCGCCGATGGATGCCGCGCTGCTGCGCCAGCAGCACGCGGTGATGCTCGACAAGCTGCATGCCGAGGACGGCCGCATCGAGGCCGCCTTCACCTTCTTCATCCGCAAGCGCGCGCCGGTGTCCGGCGTGCAGAGCCTGCTCGACTACCAGGCCCGCTGGATCGCCGAGACCCGCGACGGCCGGACCACGTTGTGGGCCGAGGTGGCGGTGCCGGTGAAGAGCCTGTGCCCGTGCTCGAAGGAGATCTCGGACTACGGCGCCCACAACCAGCGCTCGCGGGTCACCATCCGGGCCGAACTGCTGGGCGACATCGGCTGGCCCGAGCTGGTGCGGGTGGCCGAGGAGTCGGCCTCCAGCGAGATCTGGCCGCTGCTCAAGCGCACCGACGAGAAGTGGATCACCGAGCACGCCTACGAGAACCCCAAGTTCGTCGAGGACCTGGTGCGCGACGTGGCGCTGCGGCTGAACGCGGAGCCGCGCGTCGGCCGCTACGTGGCCGAGGTGGAGAACTTCGAGTCGATCCACAACCACTCGGCGTACGCTGTGATCGAGAGGTAG
- a CDS encoding DMT family transporter → MPASLLMVLATFLFATMGVCVKLASTRYGTAEIVFYRGLIGAVFILVLARARGVGLRTAVPAMHAWRSVVGVSSLMLWFFAIGGLPLATAMTLNYMSSVWMALFLIGGAVLMGRGGIDGRLLGTVLAGFVGVALVLQPTLERDQLLHGVVGLVSGMLSALAYLQVTALGRAGEPELRIVFYFSLGGMLAGLLGMLATGAHGHSVEGALLLLAVGLTATTAQVLMTRAYAIGRPLINASLQYLGIVFSFVWGLVLFGDAATPSAAAGMALIVGAGLAATRLRQRAAPATRDPTADS, encoded by the coding sequence ATGCCGGCCTCCCTGCTCATGGTGCTGGCCACCTTCCTGTTCGCGACGATGGGGGTCTGCGTCAAGCTGGCCTCCACCCGCTACGGCACCGCGGAGATCGTCTTCTACCGCGGCCTCATCGGGGCGGTGTTCATCCTGGTGCTGGCGCGGGCGCGCGGCGTGGGCCTGCGCACCGCCGTGCCGGCGATGCACGCCTGGCGGTCGGTGGTCGGCGTCTCGTCGCTGATGCTGTGGTTCTTCGCCATCGGCGGGCTGCCGCTGGCCACGGCGATGACGCTGAACTACATGTCCTCGGTGTGGATGGCGCTGTTCCTGATCGGCGGCGCGGTGCTGATGGGACGCGGCGGCATCGACGGCCGGCTGCTCGGCACGGTGCTCGCCGGCTTCGTCGGCGTGGCGCTGGTGCTCCAGCCGACGCTGGAGCGCGACCAGCTGCTGCACGGCGTCGTCGGGCTGGTGTCCGGGATGCTTTCGGCCCTGGCCTACCTGCAGGTCACCGCGCTGGGCCGGGCCGGCGAGCCCGAGCTGCGCATCGTCTTCTACTTCTCGCTCGGCGGCATGTTGGCCGGCCTGCTCGGCATGCTGGCCACCGGCGCCCACGGCCACTCCGTCGAGGGCGCGCTGCTGCTGCTGGCCGTCGGGCTGACGGCCACCACCGCGCAGGTGCTGATGACCCGCGCCTATGCCATCGGCCGGCCGCTGATCAACGCCAGCCTGCAGTACCTCGGCATCGTCTTCTCCTTCGTCTGGGGCCTGGTGTTGTTCGGCGATGCGGCCACCCCCAGCGCGGCGGCCGGCATGGCGCTCATCGTGGGGGCCGGGCTGGCCGCCACCCGCCTGCGCCAGCGCGCCGCACCGGCGACGCGCGATCCCACCGCCGACAGCTGA
- a CDS encoding bifunctional acetate--CoA ligase family protein/GNAT family N-acetyltransferase: protein MSLRHLDQLLEPSSVAVVGASDRPGAVGTTVWHNLRQGGFAGPVWPVNLKRQALDGEPVFRRVAQLPSAPDLALVCTPADTVAGLVGELAAAGCKAVVVMTAGLDAAQRQSLLHAARPTRLRVLGPDCVGLMSPHLKLNASFAHTQALAGELAFVSQSGALVTAVLDWATSRGIGFSHLLSLGEHADVDFGDLLDHLANDGRTRGILLYIESIESPRKFMSAARAAARNKPVIVVKAGRAGQGVPAAASHTGALTGADIVFDAAIRRAGMLRVDTLQQLFLAAETLARFKGQAGGALTVLTNGGGAGVMAADAAAGLGVPLAPLSPSLRARLDDLLPPHWSRDNPIDIVGDAPADRYVAALQAVLATPLEGTLLFVQAPTAIVPSAEVARSVLPVLRPHRQRVMGCFMGEASVAEARRIFEQAGIAGYATPEEAVQAVALLATHARNQEALREAPSPSALPAADARAARGLIDTVLSAGRAWLSEAESKQLLAAYGIPVVATTACAVDAEAAVQAADVLGYPVAVKIISQDIVHKSEAGGVLLNLSDAAAVRSGVAAMLARLRQERPAARLEGLSVQRMARRPLAQELIVGASVDPVFGPVLLFGAGGTAVEVLADRAVALPPLNRALAAELVSRTRVSRLLAGWGDRPPAAADALHDVLIAVARMLADLPELAELDINPLWADDQGVLALDARARLSPERPAGEAAFAIRPYPKSLVEAWDWHGRPVTLRPIRPEDEAQHLRFLEAVDPEDMRLRIFSSRRHLPRSELARLTQIDYEREMALIAEADAPGGGRETLAVVRALSDADGQEAEFALLVRSDCKGRGLGGRLLDKMIDHLRQRGVRRLVAWVLRENRGMIGLGRSRGMAVEVSPDDHEVLRLVREL from the coding sequence ATGAGCCTGCGCCATCTGGATCAGCTGCTGGAGCCGTCGTCGGTGGCCGTCGTCGGCGCGTCCGACCGGCCGGGCGCGGTGGGCACCACGGTCTGGCACAACCTGCGGCAGGGCGGCTTCGCAGGGCCGGTGTGGCCGGTCAACCTGAAGCGGCAGGCGCTCGACGGCGAGCCGGTGTTCCGGCGGGTGGCGCAGCTGCCGTCGGCGCCGGACCTGGCGCTGGTCTGCACACCGGCGGACACCGTTGCCGGCCTGGTCGGCGAACTGGCCGCCGCGGGCTGCAAGGCGGTGGTGGTGATGACCGCCGGGCTGGACGCGGCGCAGCGCCAGTCCCTGCTGCACGCGGCCCGGCCGACGCGGCTGCGGGTGCTGGGGCCCGACTGCGTCGGCCTGATGTCGCCGCACCTGAAGCTCAACGCCAGCTTCGCGCACACCCAGGCGCTGGCCGGCGAACTGGCCTTCGTCTCGCAGTCCGGCGCGCTGGTCACGGCGGTGCTGGACTGGGCCACCAGCCGCGGCATCGGGTTCTCGCACCTGCTGTCGCTTGGCGAGCACGCCGACGTGGACTTCGGCGACCTGCTGGACCACCTGGCCAACGACGGCCGCACCCGCGGCATCCTGCTCTACATCGAGAGCATCGAGTCGCCGCGCAAGTTCATGTCCGCGGCGCGGGCGGCGGCGCGCAACAAGCCGGTGATCGTGGTCAAGGCCGGCCGCGCGGGGCAGGGCGTGCCGGCTGCCGCCTCGCACACCGGCGCGTTGACCGGCGCCGACATCGTCTTCGACGCCGCCATCCGCCGCGCCGGCATGCTGCGGGTGGACACGCTGCAGCAGCTCTTCCTCGCCGCCGAGACGCTGGCGCGCTTCAAGGGCCAGGCGGGCGGCGCGCTGACGGTGCTGACCAACGGCGGCGGCGCCGGCGTGATGGCGGCCGACGCGGCCGCCGGCCTGGGCGTGCCGCTGGCGCCGCTGTCTCCGTCCCTGCGGGCGCGGCTGGACGACCTGCTGCCGCCGCACTGGTCGCGGGACAACCCGATCGACATCGTCGGCGACGCGCCGGCCGACCGGTACGTCGCCGCCCTGCAGGCGGTGCTGGCGACGCCGCTGGAGGGCACGCTGCTGTTCGTGCAGGCCCCGACCGCCATCGTGCCCAGCGCCGAGGTGGCGCGGTCGGTGCTGCCCGTGCTGAGGCCGCACCGCCAGCGGGTCATGGGCTGCTTCATGGGCGAGGCGTCGGTGGCCGAGGCACGCCGCATCTTCGAGCAGGCCGGCATCGCCGGCTACGCCACGCCGGAGGAAGCGGTGCAGGCCGTCGCGCTGCTGGCCACCCATGCACGCAACCAGGAGGCGCTGCGCGAGGCGCCATCGCCCAGCGCGCTGCCGGCCGCCGACGCCCGGGCCGCGCGCGGCCTGATCGACACGGTGCTGTCGGCCGGACGGGCCTGGCTGAGCGAGGCCGAGTCCAAACAGCTGCTGGCCGCCTACGGCATTCCCGTGGTGGCCACCACCGCCTGCGCGGTCGACGCCGAGGCCGCCGTGCAGGCGGCCGACGTCCTCGGCTATCCGGTGGCGGTGAAGATCATCTCGCAGGACATCGTGCACAAGAGCGAGGCCGGCGGCGTGCTGCTCAACCTGTCCGATGCGGCGGCGGTGCGCAGCGGCGTCGCCGCCATGCTGGCGCGCCTGCGACAGGAGCGCCCCGCCGCGCGGCTGGAGGGCCTGTCCGTCCAGCGCATGGCCCGGCGGCCGCTGGCGCAGGAGCTCATCGTCGGCGCCAGCGTCGACCCGGTGTTCGGCCCGGTGCTGCTGTTCGGCGCCGGCGGCACCGCGGTGGAGGTGCTGGCCGACCGCGCCGTCGCGCTGCCGCCGCTGAACCGGGCGCTGGCCGCCGAGCTGGTCTCGCGCACCCGGGTCTCGCGCCTGCTCGCCGGCTGGGGCGACCGGCCGCCGGCGGCGGCGGACGCGCTGCACGACGTGCTGATCGCCGTCGCCCGCATGCTGGCCGACCTGCCCGAGCTGGCCGAGCTCGACATCAACCCGCTGTGGGCCGACGACCAGGGCGTGCTGGCGCTCGATGCACGCGCCCGGCTGTCGCCGGAGCGGCCGGCCGGCGAGGCGGCCTTCGCCATCCGGCCCTATCCGAAGTCGCTGGTCGAGGCGTGGGACTGGCACGGCCGGCCGGTGACGCTGCGGCCCATCCGGCCGGAGGACGAGGCGCAGCACCTGCGCTTCCTCGAAGCGGTGGACCCGGAGGACATGCGCCTGCGCATCTTCAGCAGCCGCCGCCACCTGCCGCGCAGCGAGCTGGCGCGGCTGACCCAGATCGACTACGAGCGCGAGATGGCGCTCATCGCCGAAGCCGACGCACCGGGCGGTGGCCGCGAGACGCTGGCCGTCGTGCGCGCGCTCTCCGACGCCGACGGCCAGGAGGCCGAGTTCGCGCTGCTGGTGCGCAGCGACTGCAAGGGCCGCGGGCTGGGCGGCCGGCTGCTGGACAAGATGATCGACCACCTGCGGCAACGTGGCGTGCGCCGGCTGGTGGCCTGGGTGCTGCGGGAGAACCGCGGCATGATCGGCCTCGGCCGCTCACGCGGGATGGCGGTGGAGGTCTCGCCCGACGACCACGAGGTGCTGCGGCTGGTGCGCGAGCTGTAG
- the xseB gene encoding exodeoxyribonuclease VII small subunit, translated as MSSSPLPPASYEDALVELERLVAAMEGGQLPLDRLLDSYRRGAELLAFCRGRLQAVEDQVRLLEDGQLKPWTATGGADFR; from the coding sequence ATGAGCAGTTCCCCCCTGCCGCCGGCCAGCTACGAGGACGCCCTCGTCGAGCTGGAGCGCCTGGTCGCGGCGATGGAAGGCGGCCAGCTGCCGCTGGACCGGCTGCTCGACAGCTACCGACGCGGCGCCGAGCTGCTGGCGTTCTGCCGTGGCCGGCTGCAGGCGGTGGAGGACCAGGTCCGGCTGCTGGAGGACGGGCAACTCAAGCCCTGGACGGCGACAGGAGGCGCCGACTTCCGATGA